Proteins encoded by one window of Porphyrobacter sp. YT40:
- the otsB gene encoding trehalose-phosphatase: MTRACPPLAPPPPLSLLLDQGRVALFLDFDGTLVDIADAPDGVTVAPRLPERLERLGARLGGALALVTGRSIDNLTDFLGEPDLHLAGSHGGDVRAPGGAILREGQALPQPVAAALERFAADRGLLYERKAHGGALHYRTQPEREDETRQFALELSQAHGLVAKTGKCVVELAWPGSDKGGAVDLLAARPPFAGALPIFIGDDVTDEDGFVACARLGGFGIAVGERVSAAATHGLGSVEEVHKWLEL, encoded by the coding sequence ATGACCCGCGCTTGCCCTCCACTCGCGCCGCCGCCTCCGTTGTCGCTGCTGCTCGATCAGGGCCGCGTCGCGCTGTTTCTCGACTTCGACGGAACGCTGGTGGACATTGCCGACGCCCCCGATGGGGTCACCGTGGCGCCGCGCCTGCCCGAGCGGCTCGAGCGTCTCGGCGCGCGGCTCGGGGGTGCGCTGGCGCTGGTGACGGGGCGGAGCATCGACAATCTGACGGACTTTCTCGGTGAGCCCGATCTTCACCTTGCCGGATCGCATGGCGGCGATGTGCGCGCGCCGGGCGGCGCAATCCTGCGCGAAGGCCAGGCCTTGCCGCAGCCGGTCGCCGCCGCGCTGGAGCGCTTTGCCGCCGACCGCGGGCTGCTCTACGAGCGCAAGGCCCACGGCGGCGCGCTGCATTACCGCACGCAGCCCGAGCGCGAGGACGAGACCCGCCAATTCGCGCTGGAACTTTCCCAGGCCCATGGCCTTGTGGCCAAGACCGGCAAATGCGTGGTCGAACTCGCATGGCCCGGCAGCGACAAGGGCGGGGCGGTCGACCTGCTGGCGGCGCGCCCGCCATTCGCCGGGGCGCTGCCGATCTTCATTGGTGACGATGTCACCGACGAGGACGGTTTTGTCGCCTGCGCCCGGCTGGGCGGATTCGGTATTGCGGTGGGGGAACGGGTTTCGGCCGCCGCGACCCATGGACTTGGAAGCGTGGAGGAAGTGCACAAGTGGCTGGAGCTGTAA
- a CDS encoding DUF11 domain-containing protein — translation MAAALLGTAQPASANPVPAGSVIESTAEATYEDSGVSRTVTSNTVQVRVDELLGVAAATLDAGPLAVRSGPQVLSFVVSNTGNGPEAVTLEVVTSVPGNAFDTTPDAVALDSNNNGVYDPGVDAVLPGPSVTGPIPAGGTERVFVILIVPSGIGDGALSQVNLIARTATGTGTPGTTFAGAGESGVDAVVGAGGGQASATGEMVGSASTVTLVKWASVTDPFGGSSPLPGATITYGMEFLVTGSAPVDAAAITDTIPPGTRYSAGSLTLEGAPLTDAAGDDAGEASAAGIAVTLGTVPAGASRTVTFDVLIEE, via the coding sequence ATGGCTGCCGCGTTGCTCGGAACCGCTCAGCCTGCCTCGGCCAATCCGGTGCCCGCAGGTTCGGTGATCGAGAGCACCGCCGAGGCCACTTACGAGGACAGCGGCGTGTCCCGCACCGTCACGTCCAACACGGTTCAGGTGCGCGTCGATGAGCTTCTGGGGGTTGCGGCCGCCACGCTCGATGCCGGGCCGCTTGCCGTGCGCAGCGGACCGCAGGTTCTCAGTTTTGTCGTCAGCAATACGGGCAACGGGCCGGAGGCCGTTACGCTGGAGGTCGTGACGTCCGTTCCCGGCAATGCGTTCGACACCACACCCGATGCCGTCGCGCTCGATAGCAACAACAACGGTGTCTATGATCCGGGCGTCGATGCGGTGCTCCCCGGGCCCAGTGTCACCGGCCCTATCCCTGCTGGCGGAACCGAGCGGGTGTTCGTCATCTTGATTGTTCCGAGCGGGATCGGCGATGGCGCGCTTAGCCAAGTCAACCTGATCGCCCGCACGGCGACCGGCACCGGCACGCCGGGAACGACCTTCGCCGGGGCCGGCGAGAGCGGCGTCGATGCTGTGGTCGGCGCCGGCGGCGGGCAGGCGAGCGCCACCGGTGAGATGGTCGGCAGCGCCAGCACCGTCACGCTGGTCAAATGGGCCAGCGTGACGGATCCTTTCGGAGGATCGAGCCCGCTCCCCGGTGCGACCATCACCTACGGGATGGAGTTTCTGGTGACGGGCTCGGCGCCCGTCGACGCGGCGGCGATCACCGACACGATCCCGCCCGGCACCCGCTACTCCGCCGGATCGCTGACGCTGGAGGGCGCGCCGCTCACCGATGCCGCAGGCGATGATGCGGGCGAGGCGTCCGCGGCCGGTATCGCCGTCACCCTCGGCACGGTTCCGGCGGGGGCTTCAAGAACCGTCACCTTCGACGTTCTGATCGAGGAATAG
- a CDS encoding TIM-barrel domain-containing protein, translated as MLKPNLVAVTWGTIAGMAALCGPVGQAWAGEVRQVPHGMVVVTDAGQQVRVLAHADGTFRVTIAETLPDERPTAMVTAEADGTPAFAHDGAVARLVMPQASAEVSLADGRVAIRDSEGKMLLDEHAPARRLDPVTLEGQSWLATRVQFNRGTDEGLYGLGQHQNRQMNYNGEDIELAQHNMAIAIPYLVSTRGYGLLWDNASITRVGDPEAYAKLALDWQARYYLGEREVLARREAAIDYQYIKDQARWPVEAKAATAAATTGQNTQGNAIEKQRVVWTGRFTPDTGGVHKFRLYSSSYVKVFANGKPVLERWRQNWNPWYHNFALDLAAGQPVDLRIEWEPNQGYIALEHADPLSPEDRHSVSFASEAGKAIDYYVVPAPTMDDAVAGYRRLTGKAPMMPRWAYGFWQSRQRYNTQAEIVGVMQAYRDQNIPIDAIVQDWFYWPEDSWGCHCFDPARFPDPAAMVDAVKAMNGRLMISVWPKFYPDTANGAALRDKGYLYERPLAAGQRDWVGRGYANTFYDPHTPEARALYWKQMADSLVPLGFDAWWMDATEPDWHSNLSIAERQYQMTSPTTGVPGAAIFNAYPLVHADGVADGLREAQPDTRPFILTRSGFGGIQRASSALWSGDVAARWDDLRDQISAGLNLSLAGVPNWTHDIGGFAVEERFSTQDPVHLPEWRELYLRWFQFGAFSPLFRSHGEFPARETYIVSEGDPAMRDGLLHYHRLRYRLLPYIYTLAAATHFEDATILRPLVMDFEDDPKVWGIDDQYLLGPSIMAAPVTAFEARSRQVYLPSGSDWHDALTGKLLAGGQTVITAAPRERMPLFVRAGAIIPAGPDVQWTGENPQGPLTIHVFAGADGRFTLYEDQGTDLGYARGEFARIPMDWDETRRTLTLGAREGSFPGMAQTRPISVILHDGRGDGEVFEKRSQRTLTYEGKSIAIGL; from the coding sequence GTGCTGAAACCGAATTTGGTAGCGGTAACATGGGGCACGATTGCCGGGATGGCGGCGCTTTGCGGGCCGGTTGGGCAGGCATGGGCGGGGGAAGTCCGGCAGGTGCCGCACGGCATGGTCGTCGTGACCGATGCAGGGCAGCAGGTGCGCGTCCTCGCCCATGCCGATGGCACGTTCCGGGTGACCATCGCCGAAACCCTGCCTGACGAACGTCCCACTGCGATGGTGACAGCGGAAGCCGACGGCACGCCCGCCTTCGCGCACGATGGCGCGGTTGCCAGGCTCGTTATGCCGCAGGCGTCGGCGGAAGTGAGCCTTGCCGATGGGCGCGTCGCGATCCGCGATTCCGAGGGCAAGATGTTGCTCGACGAACACGCTCCGGCGCGAAGGCTCGATCCCGTGACCCTCGAGGGGCAATCCTGGCTCGCCACGCGGGTGCAATTCAATCGCGGCACCGACGAGGGGCTTTACGGTCTGGGCCAGCACCAGAACCGGCAGATGAACTACAATGGCGAGGATATCGAACTCGCCCAGCACAACATGGCGATCGCGATCCCCTATCTCGTGTCGACCCGCGGCTACGGCTTGCTGTGGGATAATGCCTCGATCACGCGGGTGGGCGATCCCGAGGCCTATGCCAAGCTCGCGCTCGACTGGCAGGCGCGGTATTACCTCGGGGAGCGCGAGGTGCTGGCCCGGCGAGAGGCCGCGATCGATTACCAGTATATCAAGGATCAGGCGCGTTGGCCGGTCGAGGCGAAGGCCGCGACTGCGGCGGCGACCACCGGGCAGAACACGCAAGGCAATGCGATCGAGAAGCAACGCGTGGTCTGGACGGGGCGCTTCACCCCGGACACGGGCGGCGTTCACAAGTTCCGGCTCTATTCCTCGTCCTATGTGAAGGTCTTCGCCAACGGCAAGCCGGTGCTGGAGCGGTGGCGGCAGAACTGGAACCCGTGGTACCACAACTTCGCGCTCGATCTTGCGGCGGGCCAGCCTGTCGACCTGCGCATCGAATGGGAGCCCAATCAGGGCTATATCGCGCTCGAACACGCCGATCCGCTATCGCCCGAAGACCGCCACTCGGTGAGTTTCGCGAGCGAGGCCGGCAAGGCCATCGACTATTACGTCGTGCCCGCCCCGACGATGGACGACGCCGTGGCCGGATACCGCCGGCTGACCGGCAAGGCGCCGATGATGCCGCGCTGGGCCTATGGCTTTTGGCAATCGCGCCAGCGCTACAACACGCAGGCAGAGATCGTCGGCGTGATGCAGGCCTATCGCGACCAGAACATCCCCATCGACGCGATCGTGCAGGATTGGTTCTATTGGCCCGAGGACAGCTGGGGTTGCCACTGCTTCGATCCCGCGCGCTTCCCCGATCCCGCCGCCATGGTCGATGCGGTTAAGGCAATGAACGGAAGGCTGATGATCTCGGTCTGGCCGAAATTCTACCCCGACACCGCCAACGGCGCGGCGCTGCGCGACAAGGGCTACCTCTACGAACGTCCGCTGGCTGCCGGACAACGCGACTGGGTGGGGAGGGGGTATGCCAACACCTTTTACGATCCCCATACGCCCGAGGCCCGGGCGCTTTACTGGAAGCAGATGGCCGACAGCCTCGTGCCGCTGGGCTTCGATGCCTGGTGGATGGATGCGACCGAGCCCGACTGGCACTCGAACCTCTCCATCGCGGAGCGCCAGTACCAGATGACCTCGCCGACCACGGGCGTGCCGGGCGCGGCGATCTTCAATGCCTATCCGCTGGTCCATGCCGACGGCGTTGCCGACGGGCTGCGCGAGGCCCAGCCCGACACCCGCCCTTTCATCCTCACCCGCAGCGGTTTTGGCGGTATCCAGCGCGCGTCTTCCGCGCTGTGGTCGGGCGATGTCGCTGCCCGGTGGGACGACCTGCGCGACCAGATCAGCGCCGGGCTCAACCTCAGTCTCGCAGGCGTGCCCAACTGGACCCACGATATCGGCGGTTTTGCGGTTGAGGAGCGTTTCAGCACGCAGGACCCCGTCCACCTTCCCGAATGGCGCGAGCTCTATCTGCGCTGGTTCCAGTTCGGTGCCTTCTCGCCGCTGTTCCGCAGCCACGGCGAGTTTCCAGCGCGCGAAACCTATATCGTGAGCGAAGGCGATCCGGCGATGCGGGACGGCCTGCTGCATTACCACCGCCTGCGCTACCGGCTGCTGCCCTATATCTACACGCTGGCGGCGGCGACGCATTTCGAGGATGCCACGATCCTGCGTCCGCTGGTGATGGACTTCGAAGACGACCCGAAGGTCTGGGGGATCGATGACCAATACCTGCTCGGCCCATCGATCATGGCCGCTCCGGTGACCGCGTTCGAGGCCCGTTCGCGGCAGGTCTACCTGCCGAGCGGGAGCGACTGGCATGACGCGCTTACGGGCAAGCTGCTGGCGGGCGGCCAGACAGTCATCACCGCCGCCCCGCGCGAGCGGATGCCGCTGTTCGTGCGGGCCGGGGCGATTATCCCTGCGGGGCCGGACGTGCAGTGGACCGGCGAGAATCCGCAAGGGCCGCTGACCATCCATGTCTTCGCCGGGGCCGATGGCCGCTTCACGCTCTACGAGGATCAGGGCACGGATCTGGGCTATGCCCGCGGAGAGTTTGCCCGCATCCCGATGGACTGGGACGAGACGCGCCGCACCCTGACGCTCGGCGCCCGCGAAGGCAGCTTCCCCGGCATGGCGCAGACGCGCCCGATCAGCGTGATCCTCCACGATGGGCGAGGGGACGGCGAAGTGTTCGAAAAGCGCAGCCAGCGTACACTGACCTATGAAGGCAAGTCGATCGCTATCGGGCTGTAG
- a CDS encoding glycoside hydrolase family 15 protein, giving the protein MAGAVTPDLELWPIGNCQISALIDRAGGVVWSCIPRVDGDPVFCALMNGDARDEGVWRFELEGQVSAQQEYIRNTPILVTRLEAEDGSALEVLDFCPRHEGKGRMYRPVAISRILRPVAGNPRVRTVLRPMRDYGAAPAETTRGTNHIRYLMGRETLRLTTDAPVGFILDGRSFRVEEDLHFFLGPDEPFQGNLREEIRRMEQATRSYWQRWVRGLATPFEWQSEVIRCAITLKLCQHEETGAIVAALTTSIPEAPHSERNWDYRYCWIRDSYYTVQALNRIGALDVLEKYLAYLRNIVDAAKGGQIQPLYSVMGVAELTEETAPALAGYRGMGPVRVGNAAYKQVQHDCYGQIVLPTVQGFIDQRLLRIADERDFESLEQVGEMAWAMHDQPDAGLWEFRTRQEVHTYSAVMSWAACDRLAFAAEWLGKDDRAGLWRERADAIRARIEQDAWVENGGEGGHYGASFESDYLDASLLQMVELRFLAPDNPRFASTFAAIEEQLRRGDFMLRYAAEDDFGAPETAFNVCTFWLIEALHLAGRSEEARNLFNTMLSHTTASGLLSEDLDYNTGELWGNFPQTYSLVGVINCAGHLSKPWSNVR; this is encoded by the coding sequence GTGGCTGGAGCTGTAACGCCCGATCTCGAGCTGTGGCCAATCGGCAATTGCCAGATCAGCGCCTTGATCGACCGGGCCGGCGGCGTGGTGTGGAGCTGCATTCCGCGGGTCGATGGCGACCCGGTGTTCTGCGCGCTGATGAACGGCGATGCGCGCGACGAGGGCGTCTGGCGCTTCGAGCTGGAAGGGCAGGTCAGCGCGCAGCAGGAATATATCCGCAACACCCCGATCCTCGTCACTCGGCTCGAAGCGGAGGATGGCAGCGCTCTCGAAGTGCTCGATTTCTGCCCGCGCCATGAAGGCAAGGGGCGGATGTATCGCCCGGTCGCGATCAGCCGCATCCTGCGCCCCGTGGCGGGCAATCCCCGCGTGCGCACAGTGCTGCGCCCGATGCGCGACTACGGCGCCGCGCCTGCGGAGACCACCCGCGGCACCAACCATATCCGCTATCTGATGGGGCGCGAAACGCTGCGGCTCACCACCGATGCGCCGGTCGGCTTCATCCTCGATGGGCGCAGCTTCCGCGTGGAGGAGGATCTGCATTTCTTCCTCGGCCCGGATGAGCCATTTCAAGGCAACCTGCGCGAGGAAATCCGCCGGATGGAGCAGGCCACGCGCAGCTACTGGCAGCGCTGGGTGCGCGGACTGGCGACACCGTTCGAGTGGCAGAGCGAAGTCATCCGCTGCGCCATCACGCTCAAACTGTGCCAGCACGAGGAGACCGGCGCGATCGTCGCCGCGCTCACCACCTCGATCCCCGAAGCCCCGCATTCGGAGCGCAACTGGGATTACCGTTACTGCTGGATTCGCGATTCCTATTACACCGTGCAGGCGCTGAACCGCATCGGCGCGCTAGATGTGCTGGAGAAATATCTCGCCTATCTGCGCAACATCGTCGACGCGGCCAAGGGCGGGCAGATCCAGCCGCTTTATTCGGTGATGGGCGTCGCCGAACTGACCGAGGAGACCGCCCCCGCGCTGGCAGGCTATCGCGGCATGGGCCCGGTGCGCGTCGGCAATGCCGCCTACAAGCAGGTGCAGCACGATTGTTATGGCCAGATCGTGCTGCCCACGGTGCAGGGCTTCATCGACCAGCGCCTTCTGCGTATCGCCGACGAGCGCGATTTCGAGAGCCTCGAACAGGTTGGCGAAATGGCCTGGGCGATGCACGACCAGCCCGATGCAGGCCTGTGGGAGTTTCGCACGCGGCAGGAGGTCCACACCTATTCCGCGGTGATGAGCTGGGCCGCCTGCGACCGGCTGGCGTTCGCCGCCGAATGGCTCGGCAAGGATGACCGTGCCGGCCTGTGGCGCGAGCGGGCCGATGCGATCCGTGCCCGGATCGAACAGGACGCCTGGGTCGAGAACGGGGGCGAGGGCGGCCATTACGGTGCCAGCTTCGAGAGCGATTATCTCGATGCCAGCCTGCTCCAGATGGTCGAGCTGCGCTTTCTCGCGCCCGACAACCCGCGCTTCGCATCGACCTTCGCCGCGATCGAGGAGCAGTTGCGGCGCGGCGATTTCATGCTGCGCTATGCCGCCGAGGATGATTTCGGCGCGCCCGAGACCGCGTTCAACGTCTGCACTTTCTGGCTGATCGAGGCGCTGCATCTGGCGGGCCGCAGCGAGGAGGCGCGCAATCTCTTCAATACCATGCTGAGCCATACCACCGCATCGGGTCTGCTGAGCGAGGATCTCGATTACAACACCGGCG